One window from the genome of Prosthecobacter fusiformis encodes:
- the aspS gene encoding aspartate--tRNA ligase, translated as MIPNAYRSLHCNAVRPEHIGQTVTLCGWVNSARDHGGVIFIDLRDREGLTQVVFRPEENADVAAQSHVLRDEDVVQIIGKVSARLSGTENSKLPTGEVEVVALELKVLNKSDVLPFHLDRELSNEDMRMKYRYLDLRRERMNKNIRTRHKITNAARNYLDGNGFVEVETPILSNPTPEGARDFLVPARLSPSKFFALPQAPQQYKQLLMVAGLERYFQIARCFRDEDLRADRQPEFTQIDIEASFIEQNDIVNLVEGLLASMFKAGQGVDIPLPFPRMTYQEAMDRYGSDKPDTRYGVEIVDMADVFAESGFKIFRSTLENGGVVRAINAKGFAGITTGQMIRLNELAIQAGMKVKQLAFIKIENGEYKSPLWKFFGEVEQKALVEKMNGEEGDIIFFYAGTWEDACNILGKVRLEIANMMNLTKDSTALNFLWVVDFPLLAFSPEDQSWVAVHHPFTRPKSEDVALLEAGEYGKVRAEAYDVVLNGYELGGGSIRIHESDLQAKMFSVLGVTPEEQELKFSHILEAFKFGAPPHGGLALGLDRIAMLVCGEDSIREVIAFPKNNKACDLMTDSPTNVDFKSLRELYIQSTWKEKKLEAATVPVTPIV; from the coding sequence ATGATCCCGAACGCCTACCGATCCCTTCACTGCAACGCCGTACGCCCTGAGCATATTGGCCAGACCGTCACACTCTGTGGCTGGGTGAATTCGGCCCGTGACCACGGCGGCGTTATCTTCATTGACCTTCGCGACCGGGAAGGATTGACCCAAGTGGTCTTCCGCCCTGAGGAGAACGCAGATGTTGCAGCCCAGAGCCATGTCCTTCGTGATGAAGACGTGGTGCAGATCATTGGCAAAGTATCTGCCCGTCTCTCCGGTACGGAAAACAGCAAGCTGCCTACAGGTGAAGTCGAAGTGGTGGCCCTGGAATTGAAGGTGCTGAACAAGTCCGATGTCCTGCCATTCCACTTGGACCGCGAGCTATCCAATGAGGACATGCGGATGAAGTATCGTTACTTGGACCTGCGCCGCGAGCGCATGAACAAAAACATCCGCACCCGTCACAAGATCACCAACGCTGCGCGCAACTACCTGGACGGAAATGGTTTTGTGGAAGTGGAAACCCCCATCCTTTCGAACCCGACGCCGGAAGGTGCTCGCGACTTTCTTGTGCCAGCCCGTCTCAGCCCCAGCAAGTTCTTTGCCCTGCCACAGGCCCCGCAGCAGTATAAGCAGCTGCTCATGGTGGCAGGTCTGGAGCGTTATTTCCAAATCGCCCGCTGTTTCCGCGATGAAGACCTACGCGCTGACCGCCAGCCTGAGTTTACCCAGATTGATATCGAGGCCAGCTTCATTGAGCAGAATGACATTGTGAACCTCGTGGAAGGTTTGCTGGCCAGCATGTTCAAGGCAGGCCAGGGCGTGGACATCCCGCTGCCTTTCCCGCGCATGACCTATCAGGAAGCCATGGACCGTTACGGCTCTGACAAGCCCGATACGCGTTATGGTGTCGAGATCGTGGACATGGCCGACGTATTCGCTGAAAGCGGATTCAAGATCTTCCGCAGCACGCTGGAAAACGGTGGTGTCGTGCGTGCCATCAATGCCAAAGGTTTTGCAGGCATCACCACCGGCCAGATGATCCGCCTCAACGAGCTGGCCATCCAGGCCGGCATGAAGGTGAAGCAGCTTGCCTTCATCAAGATTGAAAACGGCGAGTATAAATCTCCGCTGTGGAAGTTCTTTGGCGAAGTCGAGCAGAAGGCTCTCGTTGAGAAGATGAATGGTGAAGAAGGCGACATCATTTTCTTCTATGCCGGCACCTGGGAAGACGCCTGCAACATCCTGGGCAAGGTCCGCCTGGAAATCGCCAACATGATGAACCTCACGAAAGACAGCACCGCGCTGAACTTCCTCTGGGTCGTCGATTTCCCATTGCTGGCCTTCAGCCCCGAAGACCAGAGCTGGGTCGCCGTCCACCATCCATTTACCCGTCCCAAGTCAGAAGACGTGGCCCTTCTGGAAGCTGGTGAATACGGCAAGGTGCGTGCCGAGGCTTATGACGTGGTCCTGAACGGCTACGAATTGGGCGGCGGCTCCATCCGTATTCACGAAAGCGACCTCCAAGCCAAGATGTTTAGCGTCCTCGGCGTCACCCCGGAAGAGCAGGAACTGAAGTTCAGCCACATCCTGGAAGCCTTCAAATTTGGCGCTCCACCTCACGGTGGTCTCGCTCTGGGCCTGGACCGCATTGCCATGTTGGTTTGCGGTGAAGACAGCATCCGCGAGGTGATTGCCTTCCCGAAAAACAACAAGGCCTGCGACCTGATGACCGACAGCCCCACAAACGTTGACTTCAAATCCCTCCGCGAGCTTTACATCCAAAGCACTTGG